A window of Kribbella voronezhensis genomic DNA:
GGCGGTGGCGGGAACTCCGGTGGTGGTTTCGGTGGCGGCGGCGGCCAAGCCGGCGGCGCCCCGCAGAACGACCCCTGGGCGACCCCGCAGGGTGGGGGCGGCCAGTCCGCCCCGCAGAACGACCCCTGGGCAGGTCAGGGTGGCGGCGGCTCGATGGAAGAGCCTCCGTTCTGATCCGCGGCAGGACAATTTTCCGAGTGACCATTCCGGCAGTAGCCGGGCTCTAGTAGTAGGAAGAGAGCACCACAATGGCCAAGATCATTCGGAAGCCGAAGAAGAAGGTCTGCGGCTTCTGCAAGGACAAGGCAACGTACGTCGATTACAAGGACACCGCGCTGCTGCGCAAGTTCATCTCCGACCGCGGCAAGATCCGCGCGCGCCGGGTGACGGGCAACTGCGTGCAGCACCAGCGCGACGTGGCCACCGCTATCAAGAACGCTCGCGAGGTGGCTCTGCTGCCTTACACGAGCACCGCTCGCTGAGGGAGGTCTGAGACATGAAGCTCATCCTGGCGCAGGAGGTCGAGGGCCTCGGAGCCCCCGGCGACATCGTCGAGGTCAAGGACGGCTACGGCCGGAACTACCTCGTACCGCGTGGTCTGGCCATCGGCTGGACCCGTGGAGCCGAGAAGCAGATCCAGTCGATCAAGCGGGCGCGTGACGCCCGGGCGATCCAGGGCAAGGAGCACGCGAGCGAGGTCAAGAACCAGCTCGAGCAGCTCACTGTCTCGCTGGACGTGAAGGCCGGCGACACCGGCCGTCTGTTCGGCTCGGTCACCCCGGCGGACGTCGCCGGCGCGATCAAGTCGGCCGGCGGCCCGCTGCTCGAGAAGCGGGTCATCAACATCGGCTCGCCGATCAAGACCACCGGCAAGCACGCCGTGTCGGTCCAGCTGCACCCAGAGGTGGCCGCCACGGTCCGCCTCGAGGTCGTAGCAGTCTGACCCAGCACCACCAGCCCGGCCCGCTTCCTCTCCGGAAGCGGGCCGTTCTGCTGCCCTGCCCGGGCGCGTGGAAAGCAGCATCCCCCAGCGCTGGACCAGCCGGTACTACGTAACGCCAGCCACCCCGGCTGCTCGTCGTCTCGCCCGACGTCGTCCACCTCGAGCTCGCTCCCGCGATCCAGCCACCGTGCTCGCCGTCGCTCCGTCGCCTTGCTTGCCCGGCGAAAGAAGGTTGATTGCGGTCGGCGCGCGTGGGCCGCAGGATTGGGCCGGTGAGCATCGCCCCTGCTTTCGCCCAGTTGTTGCGCCGGTTCCGCTCTGACAACGGCCTGACCCAGGAACGCCTGGCTGAACTTTCCGATCTCAGTATCGAGGCCGTGAAAACCCTGGAAAGCGGTCGCCGCCGCCATCCCCGCCCCGCGACGGTCGAGCAACTGGCAGCAGCCCTCGCGCTCGACGACGCCGAAGGCGACCAACTGAGGAAAGCCGCTCGGCGTACGAAGATCGGTAAAGCTCCATCCCTCGGCGTACGACGACAGCTTCCACCCCCGATCACGGACTTCACTGGCCGGTCGCAGCATCTCGACACCTTGATCGAGCTGCTCGAGAAACCGGACCGCGAGTCTCCCGGCATCGTCGTGTCCGCGATCGGCGGTATGGGCGGAATCGGCAAGACCACCCTCGCCGTCCAGGCGGCCCATCAGGTAGCTGAGATCTTCAGAGACGGACAGCTCTACCTCAATCTGCGCGGAGCGAGCCCTGACCCGGTCAGCACAGAGCAAGCGCTGGACACGCTGTTGGAGGCCCTCGGCCTGGCGCCCGCAGCAGCAGCGGACGACCTGTCGTTCACCGCCGGCCGCTATCGCACCGCCCTTGCTGGACGAAGCATCCTCCTGATGCTCGACGACGCGGCGAGCGTCGAGCAGATCGTTCCCCTCCTGCCGGGGACCGCCGGGGCAGTCGTCATCGTGACCAGCCGTTCTCCGCTCGCGACCCTGCCCGGTGCACGCCGCCTGGCGCTGGACGTCCTGACCGAGAGCGAAGCCCTGGATCTCCTGGGAGAGGTCGTCGGCGCGGACAAAGTGGCCGCAGAGCGATCAGCTGCCATCGAGGTGGTCCAGTACTGCGGGCTGCTGCCGTTGGCGATCCGGATCGCAGCAGGGTACGCAGGGACGAGTCCGCTGTCGGCTCTGGCCGCCCGGCTGGGCGACACTGACGGGATCTCCGACGTACTGACGGGCCCGCACGGCGAAGTACGGCGTATTCTCTCGCTCTCGCTGGACCGGTTGGCCGGCAGCGATCGCCGAGGCGACCAAGACGCGGCGACGGCCTTTCCTGTCTTGGCGCTCTTCGATGGGGACCACTTTCCGCTACGCGCGGCGGCGGCCGTACTCGGCCGATCGCTGGACGACACCGAGGACCTGCTCGACCGTCTGTTCGACGCCTGTCTGCTGGAGAGCCCGGCGATCCACCAGTACCGGATGCACGATCTGGTCCGCGAGATCGGCCGAGCCCTCGCGATCACGAAACTGTCCGAGCACGATCGCCAGGAGCTCAAGCTCCGCGAGCTTGCTTGCTACAGCTCCGTGCTGTGGCGGCATACGGAGCTGCTCACCCGGGCCGATCCGTACGGGTCCCGGGCGCAACGCTGGTCCGAGGGCGCAGAGGATCTGGCCGACCCGACGCAGATGACCGGTTGGCTCGAGGCGGAGCTGCCCAACCTCCGCCGACTCGTCCACTCGTCCACCGACGACGAAGCGCTGCGGCTGCTCGCGGTCCGGATCGCCCTCGGCATGTCATCCCTCGCGGTGGCGTTGATGAGGTTCGCCGAGGCCAGATCGGCGTTGACCGCGATCGCGCTGCTCCCGATCGAACTGCCCGCCGAGATGGAGATCGGCAGGCTGTACCACACAGCCTTGATGTGCAGCAGTCTCGGTTTGACCCAGGAGTGCCTGGATTGGCTCCGTCGTGCCACCGCGGTGGCTCGCGAACGCGGCGGACCGGAGCAGCTGGCGCGCTGCCTGCTCGACCTCGGCCAAGTACTCGGCCAGACAGGCCGTCCCGACGAGGGCATGCCGTACGCCGAGGAAGGTCGCGCCCTCCTCGACCAGGTGGCCGGCGGTTCCCGGTTCTTACAGGCCGCCCAGCTCATCACCGGGATGCTGGCCGGCCAACTGGGCGACCTGGACCGGCAGCGAGAGATCTTCGACGACTTGCTGACGCGGTTGCCGGGGACCGAGGAGCGCGGCCGCGACGCCAGCCACCTGGGAACCATGGCCCAGTCGCTCCGGACGAGCGGTCGGCACCACAAGGCGTTGGAGGTACTACGGATCGCTCTGGTCGAGGTCCGCGAACTCGGCTTCGAGGTGCTCGAAGCCCAGGCCCTGATCGAGCTCGCCTCGATCCACCTGGACCTGCACGACTTCCCGCCTGCGTTGGAGGCCATCGAAGCCGGTCTCCGCATCGCCTCCCGTTACCCGGCCGAGAATCGCGAGGCGCCGCTGCTGAAACTGCTCGGCGACGTCCTCGCTGCGACCGGCGAGCCGACGGAGGCCAGGAAGGCATGGGAGCAAGCGATCGTCCGCTACGACCGCGAGGCCGACCCCCGGGCGAGCGAAGTACGAAAGCTGCTGTCAGCCGACTGAGGCTCGGTCGCGAGAGCGGTCCGAACGGTCAGCTTTCGGTGGGGGCGGGCCATTCGGTGGGTTCGGGGTCGTCGGCGTTGCCGGGGTCGGGTTGCTTGACTGTGGGCATCTCGGTGGGTTCGGGGTCGGACTGGTCGGCGCCGCCCTCGGTCGGGGCCCGGACGGTCGGCCAGTTGGTCGGCGCTGGATCCTCGTCGTCCGCCAGCGCGGGCGTCACTCCGACTCCGTTCAAAAGCACCACGGCAGTCAGTACGCCGACCAGGCGGCGCCGCCGGCGCATCATTCCGACCAAGCGCAGCCGATGCACTACACCGACCAGGCGGCGCACCAGATGCTGCGGCGCCGCGCGGCGTACCGGTTTCACTTCTTGTCCAGGGCGTAGAGGACCGAGTCGTGGACGACGATGGCGTGGTCGCCGGCGACTCCCCAGGGGCGGGCCGTGTTGGGTTGGAGCTTGACCGCCTTGCTGCCGGGGACGATCGAGTACAGG
This region includes:
- the rpsR gene encoding 30S ribosomal protein S18 encodes the protein MAKIIRKPKKKVCGFCKDKATYVDYKDTALLRKFISDRGKIRARRVTGNCVQHQRDVATAIKNAREVALLPYTSTAR
- the rplI gene encoding 50S ribosomal protein L9, coding for MKLILAQEVEGLGAPGDIVEVKDGYGRNYLVPRGLAIGWTRGAEKQIQSIKRARDARAIQGKEHASEVKNQLEQLTVSLDVKAGDTGRLFGSVTPADVAGAIKSAGGPLLEKRVINIGSPIKTTGKHAVSVQLHPEVAATVRLEVVAV
- a CDS encoding XRE family transcriptional regulator, translated to MSIAPAFAQLLRRFRSDNGLTQERLAELSDLSIEAVKTLESGRRRHPRPATVEQLAAALALDDAEGDQLRKAARRTKIGKAPSLGVRRQLPPPITDFTGRSQHLDTLIELLEKPDRESPGIVVSAIGGMGGIGKTTLAVQAAHQVAEIFRDGQLYLNLRGASPDPVSTEQALDTLLEALGLAPAAAADDLSFTAGRYRTALAGRSILLMLDDAASVEQIVPLLPGTAGAVVIVTSRSPLATLPGARRLALDVLTESEALDLLGEVVGADKVAAERSAAIEVVQYCGLLPLAIRIAAGYAGTSPLSALAARLGDTDGISDVLTGPHGEVRRILSLSLDRLAGSDRRGDQDAATAFPVLALFDGDHFPLRAAAAVLGRSLDDTEDLLDRLFDACLLESPAIHQYRMHDLVREIGRALAITKLSEHDRQELKLRELACYSSVLWRHTELLTRADPYGSRAQRWSEGAEDLADPTQMTGWLEAELPNLRRLVHSSTDDEALRLLAVRIALGMSSLAVALMRFAEARSALTAIALLPIELPAEMEIGRLYHTALMCSSLGLTQECLDWLRRATAVARERGGPEQLARCLLDLGQVLGQTGRPDEGMPYAEEGRALLDQVAGGSRFLQAAQLITGMLAGQLGDLDRQREIFDDLLTRLPGTEERGRDASHLGTMAQSLRTSGRHHKALEVLRIALVEVRELGFEVLEAQALIELASIHLDLHDFPPALEAIEAGLRIASRYPAENREAPLLKLLGDVLAATGEPTEARKAWEQAIVRYDREADPRASEVRKLLSAD